One stretch of Pseudomonas fluorescens Q2-87 DNA includes these proteins:
- the tssH gene encoding type VI secretion system ATPase TssH, whose amino-acid sequence MELASLIGRLNPDNRRALERAAQRCMQRSHHYVEIEHLLLELMDIEGGDFACLLPRFGLERDAVTAETNKALDLFKSGSTRTPALSAQTIGLLEDAVVQASVLGLDSIRSGLLLLALLDRDERRSLLLNSASSLLRIPRDALRANLLEWTESSREHVGGKCPAKPGDAPQKQDPVLDQYTQDLTADARAGRIDPIVGRDGEIRQCIDILLRRRQNNPILVGAPGVGKTAVVEGLALRIAAGDVPPSLQEVTLRVLDLGLLQAGAGVKGEFEQRLKGVIDAVRSAEKPIILFIDEAHTLIGAGGAEGGSDAANLLKPALARGELRTLAATTWLEYKKYFEKDPALARRFQLVQVEEPDEITAVEMLRGVASKLELHHGVQVLDAAIHEAVKLSHRYISGRQLPDKAISVLDTACARVALGQHDVPPPLESLRHRQNSLKDEVERLRREQATGLDHRERITLLEDESTSNVQAIRELETRWGEEREAVRELLDTRRELLALSERADSEKPDTDLDNRIDHLAAELLRLEAGLDAIRQDDPLVPEQVDSKTVAAVIAGWTGIPVGKMLADEAHAVRTLGQRMGQRVMGQGTALNTIAQRLQAYRAGLTDPQKPVGVFLLVGPTGVGKTETAYALADALYGGERNLISINLSEYQEAHTVSQLKGAPPGYVGYGSGGVLTEAVRRKPYSVVLLDEIEKAHPDVLEAFYNVFDKGLMEDGTGLVVDFKNTVMLATSNVGAELLLDTPAAQLGTDAFNEALHKVLLQAFRPAFLARMTVVAYRPLDEATLEGIVLAKLEKLRGRYKAATGKQFEFDAGIVKAVLAKCSAAGARDVENVLMTQVTGKLAEWVLE is encoded by the coding sequence ATGGAACTGGCCAGCCTGATCGGTCGCCTCAACCCGGACAACCGCCGCGCCCTCGAACGGGCCGCACAACGCTGCATGCAGCGCAGCCATCACTACGTGGAAATCGAACACTTGCTGCTGGAACTGATGGACATCGAAGGCGGCGACTTCGCTTGCCTGCTGCCGCGCTTCGGCCTCGAACGTGACGCGGTGACGGCTGAAACCAACAAGGCCCTGGACCTGTTCAAATCCGGCAGCACCCGCACCCCCGCCCTGTCGGCGCAGACCATCGGCCTGCTGGAAGACGCCGTGGTCCAGGCCAGTGTGCTGGGCCTGGACAGCATCCGTTCCGGCTTGCTGCTGCTCGCGCTGCTGGACCGCGATGAACGCCGCAGCTTGCTGCTCAACAGCGCCTCGTCATTGTTGCGCATCCCCCGGGACGCCCTGCGCGCCAATCTTCTGGAGTGGACCGAAAGCTCACGCGAACATGTCGGTGGCAAATGCCCGGCGAAACCCGGTGACGCCCCTCAGAAACAGGACCCGGTACTCGACCAGTACACCCAGGACCTCACCGCCGACGCTCGGGCCGGACGCATCGACCCCATCGTCGGGCGCGACGGCGAGATCCGCCAGTGCATCGATATCCTGCTCAGGCGCCGGCAGAACAACCCGATCCTGGTGGGCGCGCCAGGCGTGGGCAAGACCGCCGTAGTCGAAGGCCTGGCCCTGCGTATCGCTGCGGGAGATGTGCCGCCTTCGTTGCAGGAGGTCACCCTGCGGGTACTCGACCTCGGTTTGTTGCAGGCCGGCGCGGGGGTCAAGGGCGAGTTCGAGCAGCGCCTCAAAGGCGTGATCGACGCGGTGCGCAGCGCCGAAAAACCGATCATCCTGTTCATTGACGAAGCCCACACGCTGATCGGTGCCGGCGGCGCCGAGGGCGGCAGCGACGCAGCCAACCTGCTCAAGCCGGCCCTGGCCCGGGGCGAGCTGCGCACCCTGGCGGCCACCACCTGGCTGGAATACAAAAAATATTTCGAGAAAGACCCGGCCCTGGCCCGACGCTTCCAGCTGGTGCAAGTCGAAGAGCCGGACGAAATCACCGCCGTGGAAATGCTCCGTGGCGTGGCGAGCAAACTGGAACTGCACCATGGCGTGCAGGTGCTGGACGCGGCCATCCACGAAGCGGTGAAGCTGTCCCACCGCTACATTTCCGGTCGACAATTGCCGGACAAAGCCATCAGCGTCCTCGACACCGCCTGCGCCCGGGTCGCCCTTGGCCAGCACGACGTACCGCCGCCCCTGGAAAGCCTGCGTCACCGCCAGAACAGCCTCAAGGACGAAGTCGAACGCCTGCGCCGGGAACAGGCCACCGGGCTGGATCACCGCGAGCGCATCACCCTGCTGGAGGACGAATCGACCAGCAATGTGCAAGCTATCCGCGAACTGGAAACCCGCTGGGGCGAAGAACGCGAAGCAGTGCGCGAACTGCTCGACACCCGGCGCGAGCTGCTGGCCCTGAGCGAACGCGCCGATAGCGAAAAACCCGACACCGACCTCGATAACCGCATCGACCACCTGGCCGCCGAACTGCTGCGCCTGGAGGCCGGCCTCGATGCCATTCGCCAGGACGATCCACTGGTGCCGGAACAGGTGGACAGCAAGACCGTCGCCGCCGTGATCGCCGGATGGACCGGCATCCCGGTCGGCAAAATGCTCGCCGACGAAGCCCACGCCGTGCGCACCCTCGGCCAGCGCATGGGCCAGCGGGTCATGGGCCAGGGCACCGCACTCAATACCATTGCCCAACGCCTGCAAGCCTACCGCGCCGGTCTCACCGATCCGCAGAAACCAGTCGGCGTGTTCCTGCTGGTGGGCCCCACCGGGGTCGGCAAGACCGAAACCGCCTACGCCCTGGCCGATGCCTTGTACGGTGGCGAACGCAACCTCATCAGCATCAACCTTTCCGAGTATCAGGAAGCCCACACCGTCAGCCAACTCAAGGGCGCCCCGCCCGGCTACGTAGGTTATGGCAGCGGCGGCGTGCTCACCGAAGCGGTGCGGCGCAAGCCTTATTCGGTGGTGCTGCTCGATGAAATCGAAAAGGCCCACCCGGATGTGCTCGAGGCGTTCTACAACGTCTTCGATAAAGGCTTGATGGAAGACGGCACCGGCCTGGTGGTGGACTTCAAGAACACCGTGATGCTCGCCACCAGCAACGTCGGCGCCGAACTGTTGCTGGATACGCCGGCTGCGCAACTGGGCACCGATGCCTTCAACGAAGCCTTGCACAAGGTGCTGTTGCAAGCGTTCCGCCCGGCGTTTTTGGCACGCATGACGGTGGTGGCGTATCGGCCGCTGGATGAGGCGACGCTGGAAGGGATTGTGCTGGCGAAGCTGGAAAAATTGCGTGGGCGCTACAAGGCCGCGACGGGCAAGCAGTTCGAGTTCGATGCCGGGATCGTCAAGGCCGTACTCGCCAAGTGCAGCGCGGCTGGAGCACGGGATGTCGAGAATGTTTTGATGACGCAGGTGACGGGGAAATTGGCGGAGTGGGTGTTGGAATAA
- the tssG gene encoding type VI secretion system baseplate subunit TssG produces MATPSRQTPDALNLSQRLRRDPQRFEWLQALLLLEREHPQAEPLGSGTAPHAEALRLRGPLTPLFAASEIERLTQEPGSPPILTTPIFGLGGPDGPLPYAYQEWLQQRARARDHAPAEFLDLFQHRLLSLLYKVMRKHRIALGFTAPGSSAVQAQLRALTGLLPKALQERQAAPDSAVLACTALYADGRRSLAGFAAIVREQFGLPVALNGYEGSWRDIPPASRSRLQPGGRNLRLGRSAVAGTRVWDEHAGVRLTLGPLNAGQASGLLPNGETHPLLASLFALYFGPDLDCTLVLLIRGAGPLQLGRQAPPRLNWNGGLQRQPNLAVQQIVTRLRQPEIT; encoded by the coding sequence ATGGCAACCCCAAGCCGGCAAACCCCTGACGCTCTGAACCTGAGCCAACGACTGCGGCGCGACCCGCAACGCTTCGAATGGCTCCAGGCATTGCTGCTGTTGGAGCGCGAACATCCCCAGGCCGAACCCCTGGGCAGCGGCACCGCGCCGCACGCCGAAGCCTTGCGTCTGCGCGGACCGTTGACCCCGTTGTTCGCCGCCAGTGAAATCGAACGCCTGACCCAGGAACCCGGCTCGCCACCGATCCTGACCACGCCGATTTTCGGTCTCGGCGGTCCCGACGGACCGCTGCCCTACGCTTATCAGGAATGGCTGCAACAACGGGCGCGAGCGCGGGATCACGCGCCGGCGGAATTTCTCGACCTGTTCCAACATCGCTTGTTGAGCCTGCTTTACAAAGTGATGCGCAAACATCGCATCGCCCTGGGCTTCACCGCGCCAGGGTCTTCGGCTGTACAGGCGCAACTGCGCGCCCTGACCGGCCTGCTGCCCAAGGCCTTGCAGGAACGCCAGGCCGCACCCGACTCCGCCGTGCTGGCCTGCACCGCGCTGTACGCCGACGGGCGCCGCTCCCTGGCCGGGTTCGCAGCGATAGTCCGCGAACAATTCGGGCTGCCGGTGGCGCTCAACGGCTATGAGGGAAGTTGGCGCGACATCCCGCCCGCCAGCCGCAGTCGCCTGCAACCGGGCGGGCGCAACCTGCGTCTGGGGCGCAGCGCCGTGGCCGGCACCCGAGTCTGGGACGAACATGCCGGTGTGCGCCTGACCCTCGGCCCGCTGAACGCCGGCCAGGCCAGCGGACTGCTGCCCAATGGCGAAACCCACCCGTTGCTCGCCAGCCTGTTCGCCTTGTACTTCGGTCCCGACCTGGACTGCACCCTGGTGCTGTTGATCCGCGGGGCCGGCCCACTGCAACTGGGCCGCCAGGCACCGCCCCGGTTGAACTGGAACGGCGGCCTTCAACGTCAGCCGAACCTGGCCGTGCAACAGATCGTCACCCGCCTGCGTCAGCCGGAGATCACCTGA
- the tssF gene encoding type VI secretion system baseplate subunit TssF codes for MSDSIDPQLLDYYQRELTWLRHAGSLFAERYPKVARRLELSPGECPDPHVERLLEGFALLAARLQRRLDDDYAEFSDALLEQLYPLAMRPLPSCAIVQFEPDPSKGNLNEGYPLPRDTPLFVTTDTGQSIHFRTTAAVHLWPIEVSEALLLGSDEAQALTGVVQARSALRLNLRCLGESQWSTLGIDRLRVHLAASPMINAWLYDLLGAHAIKVLAGPPGSVPEPLVGLPQIVGFGSDEVLLPDEDGVHPGMRLLAEYFAFPDKFGFFDLPLAGAASDNPALYLYIVFDRAPANRLPLQASDIALGCTPVINLFPRTSEPLRPDGTRSEYRLVADSHRENSVEIHSIRGMRATSSQGVRKVPAYYGSQHGSDQTCYWHARRVSGMSPNRLGTDLMVSLVDTQFDPLAQTRDYSLTAELLCTNRHLAQSLPAGTPLGFERPGPVAWARLRNPPSPQSLPRLDGESRWRLVSQLTLNHLSLVEGPQALDALREILELHNLRDEASARRQIEGVLGLGCDRVIAHVGEDAWRGWRNGLEVRLQLDPQHFVGSSAVLFSGVLAQFFSLYATANRFVRTVLVQSDKEVKTWQPQAGKPLTL; via the coding sequence ATGAGCGACTCGATTGACCCGCAACTGCTCGATTATTACCAGCGTGAACTGACTTGGCTGCGGCACGCCGGTAGCCTGTTCGCCGAACGTTACCCCAAGGTCGCCCGGCGCCTGGAGCTATCCCCCGGCGAATGCCCCGACCCGCACGTCGAGCGCCTGCTGGAAGGCTTCGCGCTGTTGGCCGCGCGCCTGCAACGCAGGCTCGACGACGATTACGCCGAGTTCAGCGACGCCCTGCTCGAACAGCTTTACCCATTGGCCATGCGCCCGCTGCCATCGTGCGCAATCGTGCAGTTCGAACCCGACCCGAGCAAAGGCAACCTCAACGAGGGCTACCCGCTGCCTCGGGACACACCGTTGTTCGTCACCACCGACACGGGCCAGAGCATTCATTTCCGCACCACGGCCGCCGTGCACCTGTGGCCGATTGAAGTCAGCGAAGCGTTGCTGCTGGGCAGTGACGAGGCCCAGGCGCTGACCGGCGTGGTGCAGGCGCGCTCGGCCTTGCGCCTGAACCTGCGCTGCCTGGGGGAAAGCCAATGGTCGACCCTGGGCATCGACCGCCTGCGAGTGCACCTTGCGGCCTCGCCGATGATCAACGCCTGGCTCTACGATTTGCTGGGCGCCCATGCCATCAAAGTCCTGGCCGGCCCACCGGGCAGCGTGCCGGAACCACTGGTGGGCTTGCCGCAAATCGTCGGCTTCGGCAGTGACGAAGTCTTGTTGCCGGACGAAGACGGCGTGCATCCCGGCATGCGCTTGCTCGCGGAGTACTTTGCCTTTCCCGACAAGTTCGGCTTTTTCGACCTGCCATTGGCCGGAGCCGCCAGCGACAACCCGGCGCTGTACCTGTACATCGTTTTCGACCGGGCGCCCGCCAATCGCTTGCCGCTGCAAGCCAGCGACATCGCCCTGGGCTGCACGCCGGTGATCAACCTTTTTCCCCGGACGTCCGAGCCCCTGCGCCCGGACGGCACCCGTAGCGAATACCGGTTGGTGGCCGACAGTCACCGCGAAAACAGCGTCGAGATCCATAGCATTCGAGGCATGCGTGCGACGTCCAGCCAGGGCGTGCGCAAAGTGCCGGCCTATTACGGCAGCCAGCACGGCAGCGACCAGACCTGTTACTGGCACGCGCGTCGGGTCAGCGGCATGAGCCCCAACCGACTGGGCACCGATCTGATGGTCAGCCTGGTGGACACCCAGTTCGACCCGCTCGCCCAGACCCGTGACTACAGCCTGACCGCGGAACTGTTGTGCACCAATCGCCACCTTGCCCAAAGCCTGCCGGCCGGCACACCGTTGGGCTTCGAGCGTCCGGGGCCGGTGGCCTGGGCCCGTTTGCGCAACCCTCCCAGCCCCCAGAGCCTGCCACGGCTGGACGGGGAGTCGCGCTGGCGCCTGGTGTCGCAGTTGACCCTCAACCACTTGTCGCTGGTCGAAGGTCCCCAGGCACTGGACGCGCTGCGGGAAATCCTCGAACTGCACAACCTGCGCGACGAGGCCAGTGCCCGGCGCCAGATCGAAGGGGTGCTCGGGCTGGGCTGCGATCGGGTCATCGCCCACGTCGGCGAGGATGCCTGGCGCGGTTGGCGCAATGGCTTGGAAGTACGCCTGCAACTGGACCCGCAACACTTCGTCGGCAGCAGCGCCGTGCTGTTCTCCGGGGTGCTGGCGCAGTTCTTTTCCCTCTATGCCACCGCCAATCGCTTCGTGCGCACCGTGCTGGTCCAGTCCGACAAGGAGGTGAAGACATGGCAACCCCAAGCCGGCAAACCCCTGACGCTCTGA
- the tssE gene encoding type VI secretion system baseplate subunit TssE, which yields MAGFGLRPPLFERLASPADDTGRTFDRQALQDSVHAELQRLFNTRRGPRALTEPPSILDYGIADWTALQQQRSDDRRQLTREIRQAVTHFEPRLQLGEVQVTPVPGHPQQLCIRLSGELRGDLHSWPVAFVIEHAGDGLEVRHERLD from the coding sequence ATGGCCGGTTTCGGGCTTCGCCCGCCCCTGTTCGAACGCCTGGCCAGCCCGGCGGACGATACAGGCCGGACGTTCGATCGACAGGCGTTGCAGGACTCGGTCCATGCCGAACTGCAACGCCTGTTCAATACCCGACGCGGCCCACGGGCGCTGACCGAGCCGCCGAGCATCCTGGATTACGGCATCGCCGACTGGACCGCGCTGCAACAGCAGCGCAGCGATGATCGTCGCCAACTGACTCGGGAAATCCGCCAGGCCGTCACCCATTTCGAACCGCGCCTGCAACTCGGCGAGGTGCAGGTCACGCCGGTGCCGGGTCATCCGCAGCAATTGTGCATACGGCTGTCGGGCGAGCTGCGCGGCGACCTGCACTCATGGCCTGTGGCATTTGTCATCGAGCACGCCGGCGACGGCCTTGAGGTACGACATGAGCGACTCGATTGA